One stretch of Natronobacterium texcoconense DNA includes these proteins:
- a CDS encoding DUF7859 family protein has product MLDLIPDDPVIIAVVLILLSLIFFSYLLLRRTVLEFRDGMRGR; this is encoded by the coding sequence ATGCTGGACCTCATTCCCGACGATCCCGTCATCATCGCGGTCGTCCTGATCCTGCTGTCGCTGATCTTCTTCTCGTACCTGCTACTGCGACGGACGGTCCTCGAGTTCCGCGATGGGATGCGAGGGCGCTAA
- a CDS encoding threonine aldolase family protein, producing MIDLRSDTVTKPDDEMRDAAHAADVGDDVYGEDPTVNELEERAAEMVGMEAALYVPSGTMGNQIAARVHTERGQEVLADEKSHVVKYELGGFADHSNLQIRMVDAERGVLSPEQVVEGYVEEDLHRPGTGLLCLENTHNARGGLAIEPEKIAAAADAAHDRDVPVHLDGARVFNAATALDVPVTEITEPVDSVMFCLSKGLGAPIGSMLAGSEEFIEEAQRVRKLFGGGLRQAGIIAAPGLEALENVDDLEDDHEHAELLAEGLDDVDGFDVQPPETNIVLADVSETGLETEAVLERLQEEDVLATQFGPTTVRFCTHRNISRDDVETALERVEEAV from the coding sequence ATGATCGATCTCCGTTCGGATACCGTCACGAAGCCCGACGACGAGATGCGCGATGCAGCACACGCCGCTGATGTCGGCGACGACGTCTACGGCGAGGATCCGACCGTCAACGAACTCGAGGAGCGAGCGGCCGAGATGGTCGGTATGGAAGCCGCCCTCTACGTTCCCAGCGGGACGATGGGTAACCAGATCGCGGCTCGCGTCCACACCGAGCGCGGTCAGGAGGTGCTGGCCGACGAGAAGAGCCACGTCGTGAAGTACGAACTCGGCGGGTTCGCGGATCACTCGAACCTGCAGATCCGGATGGTCGACGCCGAGCGCGGCGTCCTCTCGCCGGAGCAGGTCGTCGAGGGCTACGTCGAGGAGGACCTGCACCGGCCCGGAACCGGCCTGCTCTGTCTCGAGAACACGCACAATGCCCGCGGCGGCCTCGCGATCGAACCGGAGAAGATCGCTGCAGCGGCCGACGCTGCACACGACCGCGACGTGCCGGTCCACCTCGACGGCGCACGGGTGTTCAACGCTGCGACGGCACTCGACGTGCCGGTCACCGAGATCACGGAGCCGGTCGACTCGGTGATGTTCTGTCTCTCGAAGGGCCTCGGCGCACCGATCGGGTCGATGCTTGCCGGCAGCGAGGAATTCATCGAGGAGGCCCAGCGCGTCCGCAAACTCTTCGGTGGCGGACTCCGACAGGCAGGCATCATCGCCGCGCCCGGACTCGAGGCACTCGAAAACGTCGACGACCTCGAGGACGATCACGAGCACGCAGAGCTGCTCGCAGAGGGTCTCGACGACGTCGACGGCTTCGACGTTCAGCCGCCGGAGACGAACATCGTGCTCGCGGACGTCTCGGAGACGGGGCTGGAGACGGAGGCCGTTCTCGAGCGGTTGCAGGAAGAAGACGTGCTGGCGACGCAGTTCGGTCCGACGACGGTTCGGTTCTGTACACACCGCAATATCTCGAGAGACGACGTCGAAACGGCGCTCGAGCGGGTCGAGGAAGCCGTTTAG